A window of the Synechococcus sp. LTW-R genome harbors these coding sequences:
- the aroC gene encoding chorismate synthase produces MGSSFGDLFRISTFGESHGGGVGVIVEGCPPRLDLDLDAIQNDLDRRKPGQSKITTPRKEDDRVEILSGLLDGVTLGTPIAMVVRNKDQRPQDYKEMEVAFRPSHADATYQAKYGIQARSGGGRASARETIGRVAAGAIAKQLLNKANGTEVVAWVKRIHDIEAPIDPAAVTLDAVESNIVRCPDGAVAERMIERIEAIGREGDSCGGVIECVVRGVPAGLGMPVFDKLEADLAKAVMSLPATKGFEIGSGFAGTLLKGSEHNDAFLPTADGSLHTATNNSGGIQGGISNGESIVIRVAFKPTATIRKAQQTINARGEATTLEAKGRHDPCVLPRAVPMVEAMVALVLADHLLRQQGQCSLW; encoded by the coding sequence ATGGGAAGCAGCTTCGGCGATCTCTTCCGCATCAGCACCTTCGGCGAATCGCACGGCGGCGGTGTTGGCGTGATCGTGGAGGGCTGTCCGCCGCGATTGGACCTCGACCTGGACGCGATCCAGAACGACCTGGATCGGCGCAAACCGGGCCAGAGCAAGATCACCACCCCGCGCAAGGAAGACGACCGGGTCGAAATCCTAAGCGGCCTGCTCGACGGGGTCACCCTGGGCACCCCGATTGCGATGGTGGTCCGCAACAAGGACCAGCGTCCGCAGGACTACAAGGAAATGGAGGTGGCCTTCCGCCCCTCCCATGCCGACGCCACCTACCAGGCCAAGTACGGCATTCAGGCCCGCAGCGGCGGCGGACGGGCTTCAGCCCGGGAAACAATCGGCCGCGTGGCCGCCGGTGCGATTGCCAAACAGCTGCTGAACAAAGCCAACGGCACCGAAGTCGTGGCCTGGGTCAAGCGCATTCACGACATCGAGGCGCCGATCGATCCAGCGGCCGTGACCCTCGATGCCGTTGAAAGCAACATCGTGCGCTGTCCCGATGGTGCCGTTGCCGAAAGGATGATCGAGCGCATCGAAGCGATTGGCCGCGAAGGCGACTCCTGCGGTGGCGTCATCGAATGTGTCGTCCGCGGCGTCCCCGCCGGATTGGGCATGCCCGTCTTCGACAAGCTCGAAGCGGATCTGGCCAAGGCGGTGATGTCGCTGCCCGCCACCAAGGGCTTTGAGATTGGATCGGGCTTTGCCGGGACCTTGCTCAAGGGCAGTGAGCACAACGACGCCTTCCTCCCCACCGCCGACGGGAGCCTGCACACCGCCACCAACAATTCCGGCGGGATTCAGGGGGGCATCAGCAACGGCGAATCAATCGTGATTCGCGTGGCCTTCAAGCCGACGGCGACGATCCGCAAGGCGCAGCAGACGATTAATGCGCGCGGTGAGGCGACGACCCTGGAAGCAAAAGGTCGGCACGACCCCTGCGTATTGCCCAGGGCCGTGCCGATGGTGGAAGCGATGGTCGCCCTTGTTCTGGCGGACCACCTGCTGAGGCAGCAGGGTCAGTGCAGCCTCTGGTGA